One stretch of Hevea brasiliensis isolate MT/VB/25A 57/8 chromosome 12, ASM3005281v1, whole genome shotgun sequence DNA includes these proteins:
- the LOC110658593 gene encoding dehydration-responsive element-binding protein 2D-like — protein sequence MSKSIMTPLGEKKPIRKPAQASSRKGCMRGKGGPENALCTYKGVRQRTWGKWVAEIREPNRGARLWLGTFDTSHEAAMAYDAAARKLYGHEAKLNLPELHLNNNQFRAPPGNTQVSQIQMGNQSQVLNNSGAICSSSSSPLIKPGEVNPAYSHDTIMPISDDNVESDVKVAENEGNLAQNQEGMDELWENLNVNLPLLDDSIWAEAAMSIDFQAMDDPRIFSGNLMDGTGWDALHTPWCM from the coding sequence ATGTCAAAATCAATCATGACTCCTCTCGGAGAGAAAAAACCCATCAGGAAGCCTGCACAGGCTAGTTCAAGGAAAGGGTGCATGAGAGGCAAAGGAGGACCGGAGAATGCGCTCTGCACTTATAAGGGTGTCCGCCAGAGAACTTGGGGCAAATGGGTAGCCGAAATTCGAGAACCCAATCGTGGTGCCCGTCTCTGGCTTGGTACCTTCGACACCTCTCACGAAGCTGCCATGGCTTATGATGCTGCTGCTCGTAAACTATACGGCCATGAAGCCAAGCTCAACTTGCCAGAGTTGCACCTCAACAATAACCAATTTCGAGCCCCTCCTGGCAACACCCAGGTTTCCCAAATCCAAATGGGAAATCAATCCCAAGTTCTGAATAATTCGGGTGCCATATGTTCATCAAGCAGCAGCCCACTCATTAAGCCAGGTGAAGTGAATCCAGCATATAGCCATGACACGATCATGCCAATTTCTGACGATAACGTGGAGTCAGATGTGAAGGTAGCAGAAAATGAAGGGAATTTAGCGCAAAATCAAGAAGGAATGGACGAGTTATGGGAAAATCTGAACGTGAATTTGCCCTTGTTAGACGATTCAATTTGGGCAGAGGCAGCAATGTCAATAGATTTCCAGGCAATGGATGATCCCAGAATTTTCTCCGGAAACCTTATGGATGGAACTGGTTGGGACGCGTTGCATACTCCGTGGTGCATGTAA
- the LOC110658597 gene encoding protein NRT1/ PTR FAMILY 8.2-like codes for MDIIQSSGDPLDKSFVQPSMEKFVEEQHQTANNEEKLPTTLVSNGCVDFRGRIADKRTTGGWKASPFIIVNEVAERLAFFAVAVNMVAYLVLEMRQSLPAAATHVTDWIGASYVLTILGAFLADSYLGRFKTIIIFSCVYAVGMVLLTLSASIDSLRPPACTAPPCTKATDGQNTFLFFALALIALGTGGIKPCVSSFGADQFDEADEKEVTNKFSFFNWFFFAINMGALLGITVMVYIKEKKGWGWGFGVPTGTTIVSIIILAAGIRYYRFQKPMGSPFTRFLQVIVASARNHLRGVKLGNEVQLYEVNTEESDIKGARKLPHTAQFMFLDNAAVVTDPEASTENRWKLCTVTQVEEFKSLIRILPIWASTIALSISFTQLATFFTSQATIMDRKLTSNFTIPAGSVTVFSAINALILVPIYEKMIVPIIRKYTGHRRGITSLQRMGVGLFVSIFAVTSAALVEKKRRDSSSPSDMSVFWLFPQYFLIGTAEVFTYVGQLQFFYDEATDGTRSISSALFLSEIGIGSWLSTAIVKIIERTTGGEEKGWLRNNLNKSRLDYFYWILTAINGFNFLIFLFVAWRYKGRSSATRSVRDESMVKATGDGREAKREED; via the exons ATGGATATAATTCAGTCCTCTGGTGATCCATTAGACAAGTCCTTTGTGCAACCATCAATGGAGAAATTCGTAGAAGAACAGCATCAAACTGCTAACAAT GAAGAAAAACTGCCAACCACCCTGGTCAGCAATGGGTGTGTTGATTTTCGAGGCAGAATTGCTGACAAGCGAACTACAGGAGGATGGAAAGCTTCCCCGTTTATCATAG TGAATGAGGTGGCTGAGAGGTTAGCATTTTTTGCAGTAGCGGTGAACATGGTGGCTTACTTGGTGCTTGAAATGCGACAATCGCTTCCAGCTGCTGCTACTCATGTGACGGATTGGATCGGAGCCTCCTATGTTCTTACTATCCTTGGAGCATTTTTAGCCGATTCTTATCTAGGCCGATTCAAGACCATTATCATCTTCTCTTGCGTCTACGCTGTG GGGATGGTGTTATTGACACTCTCAGCCTCCATAGACAGCCTCCGTCCGCCAGCATGCACAGCGCCCCCATGCACAAAAGCAACCGATGGCCAAAATACATTCCTCTTCTTTGCGCTAGCCCTCATAGCCCTTGGTACCGGTGGTATCAAGCCGTGCGTCTCATCATTTGGGGCCGACCAATTCGACGAAGCAGACGAGAAAGAAGTGACCAATAAATTTTCTTTCTTCAATTGGTTCTTCTTTGCCATAAACATGGGAGCACTCTTAGGCATAACAGTCATGGTGTatataaaagaaaagaagggaTGGGGCTGGGGCTTTGGGGTGCCTACAGGAACCACGATTGTTTCAATCATTATTTTAGCAGCTGGTATACGTTACTATCGTTTCCAAAAGCCTATGGGGAGCCCTTTCACCAGGTTTCTTCAAGTCATAGTGGCTTCTGCAAGGAATCATTTGAGAGGAGTTAAGTTAGGAAATGAAGTCCAGCTTTATGAGGTCAATACTGAGGAGTCTGATATTAAAGGTGCCCGAAAGCTCCCACACACCGCACAATTTAT GTTCTTGGACAATGCTGCGGTTGTGACTGACCCAGAAGCCAGCACAGAAAATCGATGGAAACTCTGCACGGTAACACAAGTAGAAGAATTCAAGTCCCTAATTAGAATCCTCCCAATTTGGGCATCCACAATTGCTCTGTCCATTTCCTTTACCCAACTCGCAACCTTCTTCACCAGCCAAGCCACCATCATGGACCGAAAACTCACCTCCAACTTCACTATCCCTGCAGGTTCTGTCACCGTCTTCAGTGCCATCAATGCCCTCATTCTCGTACCCATCTATGAAAAAATGATCGTCCCAATCATCCGTAAATACACCGGCCACCGTCGGGGCATCACATCATTGCAACGCATGGGTGTGGGCCTATTTGTTTCTATCTTTGCCGTGACCTCTGCTGCTTTGGTGGAGAAAAAGAGACGCGACAGCTCTAGCCCATCCGATATGAGCGTGTTCTGGTTATTTCCACAGTACTTTTTAATAGGCACTGCAGAAGTTTTCACCTACGTAGGACAACTGCAATTTTTCTACGATGAAGCAACTGATGGGACTAGAAGTATCAGTAGCGCATTGTTTCTTTCTGAGATTGGGATTGGAAGTTGGTTAAGTACTGCAATTGTTAAGATTATTGAAAGAACAACGGGtggagaagaaaaaggatggcTAAGGAATAATCTTAACAAAAGCAGACTTGATTACTTCTACTGGATATTGACAGCCATTAATGGGTTTAATTTCTTGATCTTTTTATTCGTTGCTTGGCGTTACAAGGGTAGGAGCAGCGCAACTAGGAGTGTAAGAGATGAGTCCATGGTTAAGGCCACTGGTGATGGTAGAGAAGCGAAACGGGAGGAAGACTAA
- the LOC110658615 gene encoding probable GTP-binding protein OBGC2: protein MATLPSSSFLSLQFGNDKLFFAHLLPKRCCHRNDSYDGLTPYTVKCRVTRSKEATPVNSSSFIREPHKYFDQVIITVRSGDGGHGAILSLPNQRSDKSKGKDKDKTRKKSSYKRDFDGSLVLPSGGHGGDVVIYADEGKHSLLEFHSKGRFNAKRGGNVDAMGVLTSQLHDGFAAPTLRIPVPVGTVVKHKRGKLLADLAQPGDEVLIARGGLGGISLLEAPDHRRKRLMALTTNVLRDDNDKVLVFGQPGEEVSLDLILRIVADVGLVGLPNAGKSTLLAAITNAKPEIADYPFTTLMPNLGRLDGDPTLGAAMYSSEATMADLPGLIEGAHLGKGLGRNFLRHLRRTRLLVHVVDAATEDPVNDYRTIKDELRMYNPEYLERPYIVVLNKIDLPEARDRLSSLTEEISRIGNDKVNNGDKSGKEREDHPAPKTDKEIEDYPAPLAVVGVSVLKGIRLNEMLKEIRAALKKCGDSNEALEPSERR from the exons ATGGCTACTCTTCCGTCATCTTCGTTTCTCAGCCTCCAATTTGGTAACGATAAGCTATTCTTCGCTCATCTTCTTCCTAAAAG GTGTTGTCATCGCAATGACAGTTATGATGGCTTAACGCCCTACACGGTTAAGTGCAGAGTTACTAGGTCCAAAGAGGCTACTCCGGTGAATTCTTCTTCATTCATAAGAGAACCTCACAAGTATTTCGATCAGGTGATAATCACGGTTCGTTCTGGAGATGGAGGCCACGGCGCAATTCTTAGCTTACCTAACCAGAGATCTGATAAGTCAAAGGGGAAAGATAAAGACAAAACAAGGAAGAAGAGCTCGTATAAAAGAGATTTTGATGGGTCACTTGTTCTTCCCTCGGGTGGGCATGGAGGGGATGTAGTGATTTATGCGGACGAGGGAAAACATTCCTTATTGGAGTTTCACTCCAAAGGCCGCTTTAATGCAAAACGCGGTGGAAATGTTGATGCTATGGGTGTTTTGACATCACAGTTGCATGATGGATTCGCTGCCCCAACTTTGCGTATCCCTGTGCCTGTAG GCACTGTCGTCAAGCATAAAAGAGGGAAGCTACTGGCTGATTTAGCACAACCAGGCGATGAAGTACTTATTGCAAGGGGTGGCCTAGGAGGG ATTAGTTTGCTAGAAGCACCAGATCATAGGAGGAAAAGATTAATGGCTTTAACCACAAATGTGTTAAGAGATGACAATGATAAG GTTCTAGTTTTTGGTCAGCCTGGGGAAGAGGTTAGTTTGGACTTGATTCTACGAATTGTTGCTGATGTTGGTCTAGTT GGTCTTCCAAATGCTGGAAAATCTACACTCTTGGCAGCTATAACAAATGCTAAACCTGAAATTGCTGATTATCCTTTTACAACGTTGATGCCAAATCTTGGGCGCCTAGATGGTGATCCGACTTTAGGGGCAGCAATGTATTCATCTGAAGCAACAATGGCAGATTTGCCTGGTCTTATAGAAGGTGCTCATTTGGGGAAG GGTCTTGGTCGTAACTTTTTGAGGCACCTTAGAAGAACTCGGCTATTGGTCCATGTTGTTGATGCAGCCACTGAGGACCCTGTGAATGATTATAGAACCATCAAAGAT GAATTGAGGATGTACAATCCTGAGTACCTTGAAAGACCATATATTGTGGTCCTAAATAAGATTGACCTTCCTGAG GCAAGGGATAGGCTTTCATCTTTAACTGAAGAAATATCAAGAATTGGTAATGACAAG GTCAATAATGGAGATAAATCTGGTAAGGAGAGAGAGGACCATCCAGCCCCTAAAACTGATAAAGAAATAGAGGACTATCCAGCCCCTCTTGCTGTTGTGGGTGTTAGTGTTCT GAAAGGCATCAGGTTGAATGAGATGTTGAAGGAAATAAGGGCTGCCTTAAAAAAGTGCGGAGATTCTAACGAGGCATTGGAACCAAGTGAGAGACGGTGA
- the LOC110658614 gene encoding purple acid phosphatase 2, whose protein sequence is MGGRIFVLFLVLVVSFAEMSDGGRTSTFLRKDDLSLDMPLDSDVFRVPPGYNAPQQVHITQGDYEANSVIVSWVTPDEPGSRTVLYWAENGELKNRADGVVVKYMYFNYISGYIHHCTIKDLEFDTKYYYEVGTGKATRQFWFITPPKSGPDVPYTFGLIGDLGQTYDSNQTLTHYELNPIKGQTVLFVGDLSYADDYPFHDNVRWDTWGRFVERNAAYQPWIWTAGNHELDFAPQLGERIPFKPYLHRYHVPYTACGSTSRLWYSIKRASAYIIVMSSYSAFGKYTPQYKWLEKELPKVNRSETPWLIVLMHCPMYNSYAHHYMEGETMRVIYEAWFVKYKVDVVFAGHVHAYERSERVSNIAYNVINGLCTPLSDQSAPIYITIGDGGNLEGLVTEMTEPQPSYSAFREASFGHGLLDIKNRTHAYFSWHRNQDGYAVGADSVLLINRYWSPLEESSTATL, encoded by the exons ATGGGAGGGAGGATTTttgttctttttcttgttctagtTGTGAGTTTTGCAGAGATGTCTGATGGTGGAAGAACAAGCACTTTTTTAAGAAAAGATGACTTGTCTCTTGATATGCCTTTAGATAGCGATGTCTTTAGAGTACCTCCTGGTTACAATGCTCCTCAACAG GTGcatataacacaaggagattatgAAGCAAACAGTGTGATCGTCTCTTGGGTGACTCCAGATGAACCCGGTTCAAGAACAGTGCTTTACTGGGCTGAAAATGGTGAGCTCAAGAATCGTGCAGATGGCGTAGTTGTTAAGTACATGTACTTCAATTACATTTCTGGTTACATTCATCACTGCACCATCAAGGATTTGGAG ttTGACACTAAATATTACTATGAGGTTGGTACTGGGAAAGCAACTAGGCAATTCTGGTTTATAACCCCCCCTAAATCTGGCCCAGATGTTCCTTATACTTTTGGCCTTATAG GGGATCTTGGTCAAACCTATGACTCAAATCAAACACTTACCCATTATGAGTTAAACCCAATAAAGGGACAGACGGTATTGTTTGTTGGAGACCTTTCCTATGCAGATGATTATCCATTTCATGACAATGTAAGGTGGGACACATGGGGAAGGTTTGTGGAAAGAAATGCTGCCTATCAGCCTTGGATTTGGACTGCAGGGAATCATGAACTTGATTTTGCTCCTCAACTT GGTGAACGTATCCCCTTTAAGCCTTATTTGCACCGATATCATGTCCCATATACTGCATGTGGAAGCACATCTCGTCTTTGGTATTCCATCAAGAGAGCTTCAGCGTACATTATTGTCATGTCCTCTTACTCAGCATTTG GGAAATACACTCCCCAATACAAATGGCTAGAAAAGGAGCTGCCTAAAGTGAATAGGAGCGAGACACCATGGCTTATTGTTCTTATGCATTGTCCAATGTACAACAGTTATGCACATCATTATATGGAAGGGGAAACCATGAGAGTTATTTATGAGGCTTGGTTCGTGAAGTACAAAGTTGATGTTGTCTTCGCTGGTCATGTTCATGCCTATGAACGATCT GAACGAgtatcaaatattgcatacaatgtCATAAATGGGTTGTGCACTCCTTTAAGTGATCAATCTGCTCCAATTTACATAACCATTGGAGATGGAGGAAATCTAGAAGGATTAGTAACAGA AATGACAGAACCACAGCCAAGCTACTCAGCTTTCCGGGAAGCTAGCTTTGGACATGGTCTTCTTGATATAAAGAACAGGACTCATGCCTATTTCAGTTGGCATCGCAATCAAGATGGCTATGCCGTGGGAGCTGATTCTGTATTGTTGATCAATAGATATTGGAGCCCCTTGGAAGAATCATCCACGGCTACATTATGA
- the LOC110658613 gene encoding purple acid phosphatase 2, whose translation MGVRWDSALFLVLVLVVSFAEMSNGGRTSTFVRNDDLSLDMPLDSDVFKVPPGYNAPQQVHITQGDYEANSVIVSWVTLDEPGPRTLLYWAENSELKNRADGVVVKYKYFNYTSGYIHHCTIKDLEFDTKYYYDVGTGKATRQFWFITPPKSGPDVPYTFGLIGDLGQTHDSNRTLTHYELNPIKGQTLLFVGDLSYADDYPFHDNVRWDTWGRFIERNAAYQPWIWTAGNHELDFAPQFGEPIPFKPYLHRYHVPYTACGSTSPLWYSIKRASAYIIVMSSYSAFGKYTPQYKWLEQELPKVNRTETPWLIVLMHCPMYNSYAHHYMEGETMRVMYEAWFVEYKVDVVFAGHVHAYERSERVSNIAYNVVNGLCTPIGDQSAPIYITIGDGGNLEGLVTEMTEPQPSYSAFREASFGHGLLDIKNRTRAYFSWHRNQDGYAVEADTVLLINRYWSSLEESKATT comes from the exons ATGGGAGTAAGGTGGGACTCTGctctttttcttgttcttgttCTTGTTGTAAGTTTTGCAGAGATGTCTAATGGTGGAAGGACAAGCACTTTTGTAAGAAACGATGACTTGTCTCTTGATATGCCTTTAGATAGCGATGTCTTTAAAGTACCTCCTGGTTATAATGCTCCTCAACAG GTGcatataacacaaggagattatgAAGCAAACAGTGTGATTGTCTCTTGGGTCACTCTAGATGAACCCGGTCCAAGAACACTGCTTTACTGGGCTGAAAATAGTGAGCTCAAGAATCGTGCAGATGGTGTAGTTGTTAAGTACAAGTACTTCAATTACACTTCTGGTTACATTCATCACTGCACCATTAAGGATTTGGAG ttTGATACTAAATATTACTATGACGTTGGTACTGGTAAAGCAACTAGGCAATTCTGGTTTATAACCCCTCCTAAATCTGGCCCAGATGTTCCTTACACTTTTGGCCTTATAG GGGATCTTGGGCAAACCCATGACTCAAATCGAACGCTTACCCATTATGAGTTAAACCCAATAAAGGGACAGACATTATTGTTTGTTGGAGACCTTTCCTATGCAGATGATTATCCATTTCATGACAATGTAAGGTGGGATACTTGGGGAAGGTTCATAGAAAGAAATGCTGCCTATCAGCCTTGGATTTGGACTGCTGGGAATCATGAACTTGATTTTGCTCCTCAATTT GGTGAACCTATCCCCTTTAAGCCTTATTTGCACAGATATCATGTCCCATACACTGCATGTGGAAGCACCTCTCCTCTTTGGTATTCCATCAAGAGAGCTTCAGCATACATCATTGTCATGTCCTCTTACTCAGCATTTG GGAAATACACTCCTCAATACAAATGGCTAGAACAAGAGCTGCCTAAAGTGAATAGGACCGAGACACCATGGCTTATTGTTCTTATGCATTGTCCAATGTACAACAGTTATGCACATCATTATATGGAAGGGGAAACCATGAGAGTGATGTATGAGGCTTGGTTTGTGGAGTACAAAGTTGATGTTGTCTTCGCTGGTCATGTTCATGCCTATGAACGATCT GAACGAGTATCGAATATTGCATACAATGTCGTAAATGGATTGTGCACTCCCATAGGTGATCAATCGGCTCCAATTTACATAACCATTGGAGATGGAGGAAATCTAGAAGGACTGGTGACCGA AATGACAGAACCACAGCCAAGCTACTCAGCTTTCCGTGAAGCCAGCTTTGGACATGGTCTTCTTGATATAAAGAACAGGACTCGTGCCTATTTCAGTTGGCATCGCAATCAAGATGGCTACGCCGTGGAAGCTGATACCGTATTGTTGATAAATAGATATTGGAGCTCCTTAGAAGAATCAAAGGCTACAACATGA